Proteins from a genomic interval of Taeniopygia guttata chromosome 35, bTaeGut7.mat, whole genome shotgun sequence:
- the LOC121468699 gene encoding zinc finger and BTB domain-containing protein 22-like, with amino-acid sequence MSGREFRAHRAVLAASSPFFHDQLFLKNLDSIELPSVMDPAAFALVLGCAYTGRLSMARGDLLSFLTVGSVLQMWHIVDKCTELLRESHAAEPPASSLSSSSSSSSSSSSSSSRLLSSRASDSQHPSSTAPGAAA; translated from the exons ATGTCG GGCCGCGAGTTCCGCGCGCACCGCGCCGTGCTGGCCGCGTCCTCGCCCTTCTTCCACGATCAGCTGTTCCTGAAGAACCTGGACTCCATCGAGCTGCCCAGCGTCATGGACCCCGCGGCCTTCGCGCTGGTGCTGGGCTGCGCCTACACCGGGCGCCTGTCCATGGCCCGCGGGGACCTGCTCAGCTTCCTGACGGTGGGCAGCGTGCTGCAGATGTGGCACATCGTGGACAAGTGCACCGAGCTGCTGCGGGAGAGCCACGCTGCCGAGCCGCCCGCTTCCTCCTTGTCCTCATCATCCTCGTCGtcttcatcatcctcctcctcctcctcacggCTGCTCTCCAGCCGTGCCAGCGACAGCCAAcaccccagcagcactgctcccGGCGCCGCTGCCTGA